Genomic segment of Gloeocapsa sp. PCC 7428:
TCGCTACTGCTGCACCAGGTCAAGTCGTACCTTTGAATACGCTGCAAAATGCCGTAGTGCGGAACATGGTAGCAAGTTTACAAGTGCCTACCTTCCACGTCGGCTACACGATTACGACCAATGAATTAGATAAGCTGTACAAGCAGATTAAGTCTAAGGGCGTGACGATGACTGCGCTGTTGGCGAAAGCTGTTGCTGTGACGTTGCAGAAACATCCGCTGGTAAACGCCAGCTATTCGGAACAAGGTATTCAATATCGTAGTGCGATTAACATTGCTGTTGCTGTGGCGATGGATGATGGTGGGTTAATCACCCCAGTATTGCAAAATGCCGACCAAATTGATATTTATTCACTATCACGTAATTGGAAATCGCTAGTTGACCGCGCTCGTCTGAAGCAACTACAACCTGAAGAATACAACAGCGGTACTTTCACGTTGTCCAATTTGGGGATGTTTGGGGTCGATCGGTTTGATGCGATTTTACCACCAGGTCAAGGAGCGATTCTTGCGGTAGGTGCTGCGCGATCGCAAGTTGTCGCGATCGATGGAATGTTCGGTGTGCGGCAGCAAATGCAAGTCAATATTACGTGCGACCACCGTATCATATATGGCGCGCACGCGGCTGCCTTTTTACAAGATTTAGCGAAGTTGATTGAGACAAATCCCCAATCGCTCACAATGTAAACTTTGCACAATTTATTTGAGTAGCAGACTTGGGGTTAGTAACCCTGAGTCTTTTTTATTGAATTTGGTCAAGCGTAAAATTGCGATTTTTTCATATATTTTTAGAGTAAAAATTCTCTGTAAATTCACTGACAATATTTATTTAATAACATTGAAATCGTTCTAAGCTATCAGTGTAATCTCGCTTGGAAGCCTAGAATAAACAGCGTTAAGTTTAGGGTGGATTTTTAATTTATGGATAAAACTTAGAATCTCTCACCGCTTTATTTAAGCTTTTATTGTCAGTATTTAACTATATAAAAAATGCAAATTTCATCGAATATAACCTCGACTTGGCAAAGATTAAAAAATCAGGAAATTACTTGTAATGAAGCTTTAAAACTACTGGTAGACGAACAGGGAAACGTTAACTATGAACTGTTAGACAATGATGTTTGCTATAGATTCTTACGTCACTTTCCTGATAAAAGTTTGTTACCGCCAACAATTCCGTTATTGCTGTGGCGCGGTTGTTATTATCTAGGTAGTCCTGTTAGTATCACTCCTGACGCGATCGCGCTCATCACAAAACGTACAGGTAGCGAAATTAAAATTATTCCAATTTCTGACAAAAGCTATCGCACTTGGTTTCATAGCCAAAATATCAATAATAATCGCATTAATGCTTCACCACTAGTTAATCCACTGACAGGCGAACACGAACAGGAAAATATTTCTGAAACGACGCAAATCTCGCTATCGCGGGCGGCGGATCAGATCGAACGCATCAAAACCTTACTTTCGGGGGCGTTACGCAACCGTGCGAGTGACATTCACCTCGAACCAACTGCGGAAGGATTGCGCGTGCGCTACCGGATTGATGGTGTACTGCGTGATATTACCATGCTGCCACCAGAACAGAGTCGTCGCGTGATTGTCGCGTTAAAAGTAATGTCCAACATGGATATTTCTGAAAGTCGCCGCCCGCAAGATGGACGTATTGAGGAGAAATATTCGACAGCAACGGCTGCTGATATAGGAATGGATATGCGCGTGAGTACGCTTCCTTGTGTCAACGGCGAAAAGGCTGTGATTCGCTTACTACCGCGTGAAAACCCATTTTCTAACATTGATAATTTAGGCTTTTCTCCAGAAACCTTATCACTCTACAAAAACTGGTTACAACAGCCTCAGGGTATGATTATTCTTACAGGTCCCACAGGTTCGGGTAAAACTAGCACGCTGTATACAAGTTTGCAAAGTGTCGCAAAAGAAAACGTTAATGTGGTGACGGTAGAAGATCCGGTCGAGTACGTCTTACCTCGAATTACGCAAACTCAAGTGAATGAAGCCGCAGGAATGACATTTGCGGCTGGTTTGCGGGCGATTTTGCGGCAAGACCCTGATATTATCATGGTAGGAGAAATTCGCGACCACGAAACCGCAGAAACCGCAGTTCGTGCAGCCCTAACAGGACACTTGGTATTTACAACACTGCACACGAATGATGCGATCGGCGTGATTCCGCGTTTAAAAGATATTGGACCTGATCCGGCGCTACTGAGCGATGCATTACTCGGAATTGTGGCACAGCGGTTAGTCCGGCGTGTCTGTCCCCACTGTGGTGAACCTTATACTCCGACAGAAGCTGACTTACGTGTTTTGGGGATTGACTTGAGCCAAGCGAATGCATCACAATGGCGCAAAGGTAAAGGATGTAGTGCGTGTTTTCATTCGGGATATCTAGGGCGTGAAGCGATTGTCGAGTTACTCGATATCGATGATGTTGTGCGGGAAATTATTTACGAAGGAACGATTACTCAGCTACGTCACTATCTTCAGGAAACTCATTTTGCTTCTTTCCGGACAGCGGCGATCGCCAAAGTCACCAGTGGTTTGACTACTATAGAAGAAGTGTTACGAGTCATCCCGCGTACCGCTTTGTACTCGAAGTCTTCAGAGAAAGACTGGACAAAGGTTAAACGCTTAAGCGCTGTGCGGAGTTATGAATGATGAACTTTGAATTTTAACGATGAAAGCTGTTTTAATGACTGCACCTGGAAATCCAGATGTTTTGCAACTACAGGAAGTCGCAACTCCTAGCATAGAAAACGACACCGAAATCCTCGTGCGCCTGCAAGCTGCGGGTGTGAACCCTATCGATACAAAATTACGACGGCGCGGTACGTTTTATCCAAATCAAATGCCAGCAATTCTAGGCTGTGATGGTGCTGGAGTCGTCGAAGCGGTGGGTTCGGGTGTCCAGCGGTTTCGTGTTGGCGATGAAGTTTATTTTTGTCAAGGTGGGCTTGGTGGTAAGCAGGGTAACTACGCGCAGTACGTAGTAGTCGATGAACGTTTTGTCGCCCCTAAACCTAGTTCGCTGTCTTTTGTTGCGGCGGCGGCGGCACCTTTAGTATTAATTACTGCTTGGGAAGCTTTATGCGATCGCGGACGACTTCAGCCAGGGCAAAAAGTCTTGATTCACGCTGGCGCTGGTGGTGTTGGTCATGTGGCGATTCAATTGGCTAAGTTGCATGGTGCGACGATTTGCACAACTGTAAGTTCGCATGAAAAAGCCGCATTTGTACATCAACTAGGTGCTGATCGTGCAATCAATTATAAAGAAGAAGATTTTGTGCAAGCTGTGCTCGATTGGACAGGTGGAGAAGGCGTAGATTTGGCTTTTGATACAGTTGGTGGCGAAACTTTTGCGAAGACTTTCGCAGCGGTGCGCGTGTACGGAGATCTTGTGACAATCCTAGAACCGGATGCTAGTACGACTTGGAAAGTTGCTAGAAATCGCAATCTCCGAATCAGCTATGAATTAATGCTGACCCCCATGCTACAGGGGCTAGTTGAAGCGCAGCAACATCAAGCCGATATTCTCAATCGCTGTCGGCAATGGTTTGATGAAGGAAAGCTCAAAATTCACCTTAATAAAATTTTTCCGCTAGAAAAAGCAGCTACCGCACATCAAGTCCTCGAAGCTGGATCGACGATAGGTAAGATTGTCTTAGTCAGTGGTAACGAGTGACGATAAGAAGCAGGCAAGCTATCTCATCTGCCTAAATTATCGGTATTTCATGCAGTGATTAGTAGCGTTGTGGTTGGCGAACCGTCGGTGAAGCGATACTATAGGTACAATCCTGGCTTTTGTGTTGGCTCGACATCAAAAGGGTATGGAAATTTTAGTGTGAGAATTCCTGGAGATGCAATCATTCCAGAGGAT
This window contains:
- a CDS encoding dihydrolipoamide acetyltransferase family protein, producing the protein MIHEIFMPALSSTMTEGKIVSWVKSPGDKVEKGETVVVVESDKADMDVESFYEGYVATILVEAGDSAPVGSAIALLAETEAEIETAKQQAQSGGATQSEADTTTSPGQIADVSTTVAATAADTAEASSNGNGAAHRAGRVMVSPRARKLAKELKVDLSNLQGSGPHGRIVAQDIEAAAGKTQPTPAAQPQIKAPVAPPPTPTVKSAPAPAPAPVATAAPGQVVPLNTLQNAVVRNMVASLQVPTFHVGYTITTNELDKLYKQIKSKGVTMTALLAKAVAVTLQKHPLVNASYSEQGIQYRSAINIAVAVAMDDGGLITPVLQNADQIDIYSLSRNWKSLVDRARLKQLQPEEYNSGTFTLSNLGMFGVDRFDAILPPGQGAILAVGAARSQVVAIDGMFGVRQQMQVNITCDHRIIYGAHAAAFLQDLAKLIETNPQSLTM
- a CDS encoding GspE/PulE family protein encodes the protein MQISSNITSTWQRLKNQEITCNEALKLLVDEQGNVNYELLDNDVCYRFLRHFPDKSLLPPTIPLLLWRGCYYLGSPVSITPDAIALITKRTGSEIKIIPISDKSYRTWFHSQNINNNRINASPLVNPLTGEHEQENISETTQISLSRAADQIERIKTLLSGALRNRASDIHLEPTAEGLRVRYRIDGVLRDITMLPPEQSRRVIVALKVMSNMDISESRRPQDGRIEEKYSTATAADIGMDMRVSTLPCVNGEKAVIRLLPRENPFSNIDNLGFSPETLSLYKNWLQQPQGMIILTGPTGSGKTSTLYTSLQSVAKENVNVVTVEDPVEYVLPRITQTQVNEAAGMTFAAGLRAILRQDPDIIMVGEIRDHETAETAVRAALTGHLVFTTLHTNDAIGVIPRLKDIGPDPALLSDALLGIVAQRLVRRVCPHCGEPYTPTEADLRVLGIDLSQANASQWRKGKGCSACFHSGYLGREAIVELLDIDDVVREIIYEGTITQLRHYLQETHFASFRTAAIAKVTSGLTTIEEVLRVIPRTALYSKSSEKDWTKVKRLSAVRSYE
- a CDS encoding zinc-dependent alcohol dehydrogenase family protein, producing the protein MKAVLMTAPGNPDVLQLQEVATPSIENDTEILVRLQAAGVNPIDTKLRRRGTFYPNQMPAILGCDGAGVVEAVGSGVQRFRVGDEVYFCQGGLGGKQGNYAQYVVVDERFVAPKPSSLSFVAAAAAPLVLITAWEALCDRGRLQPGQKVLIHAGAGGVGHVAIQLAKLHGATICTTVSSHEKAAFVHQLGADRAINYKEEDFVQAVLDWTGGEGVDLAFDTVGGETFAKTFAAVRVYGDLVTILEPDASTTWKVARNRNLRISYELMLTPMLQGLVEAQQHQADILNRCRQWFDEGKLKIHLNKIFPLEKAATAHQVLEAGSTIGKIVLVSGNE